One Pochonia chlamydosporia 170 chromosome 5, whole genome shotgun sequence DNA segment encodes these proteins:
- a CDS encoding cytochrome p450 (similar to Colletotrichum gloeosporioides Nara gc5 XP_007276845.1), translating to MAATVLAAVFIAIVLVLGLNYFLWPLKQVRGIPTISFWVALLPLFKDVDQQEIFKKYIDEPLRKHGAVKIFFAAQWNLLVHKPEYLAEIFKREDIYKKSGNFKKIPNSVLATLLGDNVISSHGETWKLYTQLIKPGLQMAPDFGILIGNARRLCSIFVDLQARATAGGVGVQESVQRYTIANFGQLQYNVDFGTLHSEDAYLHRIQYQMKREIFKPIFMNFPFLDNLPFPSRQRARQLASHFTDHLVLALENGHNSNKSDKSEKDQQSQLPRTLLEARNAGILTEKQFRDNVTILFVAGQENPQLAIISILYLLAKHPDLQEQLFNELTHAPNEEISQEHLQGLPLLASTIYECLRLFPPIGQLINRRVSTAINLGGEILIPAGTYVGYNCYSTNRDPMAWGEDAEKFRPRRWGQSCVDIQKEYRRRRARAEFISFHGGQRACLGERFAVLQLKATLYVLVTSLRWRLDPTWRDRMTPAGPLYPRNLRLIFEERETGSPLPAQNTPQSA from the exons ATGGCAGCCACGGTCCTAGCAGCTGTTTTTATTGCTATTGTTTTAGTCCTCGGACTAAATTATTTTCTATGGCCGTTGAAGCAAGTTCGCGGAATACCAACGATATCGTTCTGGGTGGCATTGCTGCCACTTTTCAAGGACGTTGACCAGCAAGAGATATTTAAGAAGTATATTGATGAACCGCTAAGGAAGCATGGCGCTGTAAAGATCTTCTTCGCGGCACAGTGGAACTTGTTGGTTCACAAGCCGGAATATTTGGCCGAGATTTTCAAGCGCGAGGATATATATAAAAAAAGCGGCAACTTTAAGAAAATCCCCAACAGTGTCTTGGCTACGCTTCTGGGAGATAACGTTATATCTAGCCATGGAGAGACGTGGAAGCTGTACACGCAACTTATTAAGCCTGGACTCCAAATGGCTCCTGATTTTGGTATTTTAATTGGGAATGCCAGAAGGCTATGCAGCATCTTTGTCGATTTACAAGCCCGAGCGACAGCAGGTGGTGTCGGCGTCCAGGAGAGCGTGCAGCGGTACACGATCGCAAACTTTGGCCAACTGCAATACAATGTCGATTTTGGT ACTTTACATTCAGAGGACGCCTACCTGCATCGGATACAGTACCAGATGAAGAGGGAAATCTTCAAACCCATCTTTATGAATTTCCCATTTCTGGATAATCTACCGTTTCCTAGCAGACAACGGGCTAGGCAACTCGCATCGCACTTTACAGACCATTTGGTACTGGCATTGGAAAATGGACACAACTCTAACAAATCTGACAAATCTGAGAAGGATCAACAAAGCCAGCTACCAAGGACTCTTCTAGAGGCTAGAAATGCTGGGATATTAACAGAAAAGCAATTCCGGGATAATGTCACCATACTATTCGTGGCTGGTCAAGAGAATCCCCAGTTGGCAATTATATCCATCCTGTATTTACTTGCCAAGCATCCT GACCTACAAGAACAGCTGTTCAATGAGCTGACACACGCTCCTAACGAAGAGATCAGCCAGGAACACCTGCAAGGTCTGCCATTACTAGCCTCAACTATATACGAATGTCTGAGACTGTTCCCGCCTATAGGACAGCTCATTAACCGACGTGTTTCCACCGCAATTAACCTAGGAGGCGAGATTCTCATCCCGGCAGGCACATACGTTGGTTATAACTGCTATTCCACGAACCGTGACCCCATGGCCTGGGGAGAAGATGCAGAGAAGTTCCGGCCACGTCGTTGGGGCCAGTCATGCGTGGACATCCAGAAGGAGTACAGACGACGAAGAGCCCGTGCGGAGTTCATCTCTTTCCACGGTGGGCAGCGGGCTTGTCTGGGAGAGCGGTTTGCAGTCTTGCAGTTAAAGGCGACTTTGTATGTTCTTGTGACGAGTCTTCGCTGGCGCCTTGATCCAACGTGGCGGGATAGAATGACTCCG GCTGGTCCACTATATCCCAGAAATCTGCGCTTGATATTCGAAGAGAGGGAGACGGGAAGCCCATTGCCCGCGCAGAACACACCCCAGTCTGCCTGA
- a CDS encoding pyridoxal-dependent decarboxylase (similar to Trichoderma reesei QM6a XP_006967029.1), with amino-acid sequence MAEEQLSQLAHKVLNQCIQERQTIHSQSIVNVVPPENEKEIGAFVKPSQLPASVDTTLSRAEKIFNYRVRMDHPRFFGFIPSPASDLSWLGEVLNSAYNTHAGSWFQSSGPSAVEKHLLSWLSRDIIGFPETAGGCFVSGGSMANLSALMVARDQKLTFEERSRAVAYTSDQTHSSLAKGLSILGFHPSQVQKIVCDDGTMRISTSALRSAIEHDKSIGKIPFLIVGNAGTTNTGSVDPFIELAAIAKEQNLWLHADGAYGSSVLLCPSRRHILSGLDRCDSLSWDAHKWLFQTYGCGMVFVRHRKMLTDSFGTTAEYTQDAAETAESLPNFWNYGPELTRPARAMKLWFSFQLLGLDAISKAIEHGFVLAETAQSSLEDLSDWEILSPAQMGIICFRFNPSGLTVPNLDDLNLRISQVATERKLAAPLTTRIRGVLVLRMCSIHPDLSCDEMVSIIEGLDAIARSLVADSNSKPDGM; translated from the coding sequence ATGGCGGAAGAACAACTCAGCCAATTGGCCCACAAGGTGTTGAATCAGTGCATACAGGAAAGACAGACCATACATTCACAGTCGATCGTGAATGTCGTTCCTCCAGAAAATGAGAAGGAAATAGGCGCCTTCGTTAAACCATCTCAACTTCCTGCCTCCGTGGACACTACGCTATCCCGTGCCGAGAAAATCTTCAACTACCGGGTTCGCATGGACCATCCTCGATTCTTTGGCTTTATCCCATCTCCAGCATCCGACTTATCCTGGCTGGGGGAGGTGCTCAATTCTGCATATAATACACATGCTGGTAGCTGGTTCCAAAGCTCTGGACCTAGCGCAGTAGAAAAGCATCTACTGTCTTGGCTATCAAGGGATATTATTGGATTTCCCGAGACGGCAGGGGGATGCTTTGTTTCCGGAGGATCTATGGCTAACCTGTCGGCTCTCATGGTGGCGCGAGATCAGAAGCTTACTTTCGAAGAAAGAAGTAGAGCTGTGGCATACACTTCCGACCAAACACACTCATCCTTGGCCAAGGGCCTGAGTATCCTAGGCTTTCATCCTAGCCAAGTGCAGAAGATAgtctgtgatgatggcacGATGAGAATAAGTACTTCTGCACTTAGATCGGCAATAGAACACGATAAGTCAATTGGCAAGATCCCCTTTCTTATTGTTGGCAATGCGGGAACCACAAACACGGGAAGTGTTGATCCATTCATCGAGCTTGCGGCTATagcaaaggaacaaaatTTATGGCTGCACGCTGATGGCGCATACGGGTCATCTGTTCTGCTATGTCCATCACGTCGACACATTCTGAGTGGACTTGATCGTTGCGATAGTCTTTCCTGGGATGCGCACAAGTGGCTCTTTCAAACGTACGGTTGCGGCATGGTCTTTGTACGGCATCGGAAAATGCTTACAGACAGCTTTGGAACCACAGCGGAATATACCCAAGACGCTGCTGAGACAGCCGAGTCCTTGCCCAATTTCTGGAATTATGGACCAGAGCTCACTAGACCTGCAAGAGCAATGAAGCTTTGGTTTTCGTTCCAGCTTCTCGGGTTAGATGCTATTAGCAAAGCTATTGAGCATGGCTTTGTATTGGCGGAGACGGCTCAATCATCGTTAGAGGATCTGTCCGACTGGGAGATTCTATCGCCGGCACAGATGGGTATTATATGCTTCCGATTTAACCCGTCAGGGCTAACTGTCCCAAATCTGGATGACTTGAATTTGAGAATTTCACAAGTTGCGACTGAGAGGAAGCTTGCAGCGCCGTTGACGACAAGAATACGTGGGGTTTTGGTTCTGAGAATGTGCTCTATACATCCTGATTTAAGTTGTGATGAAATGGTATCAATTATAGAGGGACTGGATGCTATCGCGCGCTCACTTGTGGCGGACTCGAACAGCAAGCCGGATGGGATGTAA
- a CDS encoding O-methyltransferase (similar to Talaromyces marneffei ATCC 18224 XP_002152906.1), with the protein MSQEELTLESLATSITKLTNTVTQGLKDANFPQPSFAADAPAQLPPNPAIQGPRLQLVEALMNMLHLAMGPSEYFLQLGLGLPNEAMVLDMLNHFDIWSKVPLDGSASYAEIANATKIPESLIRRFLSVAMRMHLFREEEPGSDRIVHTAASAYPVREPVMQSFIAHCMEDTRPVSVKGVQALEKFFVGSSEASEELSHSPFEIAYPGRSVWDLLSQDEPPGRPKGYRATRFAEAMQAIAKSSSVGTEVAVNAFDWDKLGESTVVDVGGSSGHVSVILAKTHPKLKFIVQDLPNAEKSFNELISKTNLASRISFRAHDFFKPQTESADAYLIKSVFHDWPDKYVVQILQNITPVLKPGSHVLVFDLVVPPDYDENGKPTVPLSIRRFLGLVDMQMFVAFNSRERKVEDWVAVFKRADVRLNLDGVYITPGAPLAVLDFVFGADR; encoded by the exons ATGAGCCAAGAAGAGCTGACTTTGGAAAGTCTCGCAACTTCCATCACAAAGCTCACCAACACTGTAACCCAGGGACTTAAAGATGCCAACTTTCCTCAACCATCATTCGCCGCGGATGCGCCGGCACAGCTTCCACCCAATCCGGCAATTCAGGGTCCTCGGCTGCAGCTCGTGGAAGCACTGATGAACATGCTGCATCTCGCGATGGGTCCTAGTGAATACTTCCTGCAGCTTGGGCTCGGT CTCCCTAATGAAGCAATGGTATTGGACATGCTCAACCATTTCGACATCTGGAGTAAAGTCCCACTAGACGGCTCTGCAAGCTATGCCGAAATAGCAAATGCAACCAAGATACCCGAGTCCCTCATCCGTAGGTTTCTAAGCGTGGCCATGAGAATGCATCTGTTTCGCGAAGAGGAACCAGGATCAGACCGGATTGTGCACACTGCCGCGTCTGCATACCCTGTTCGTGAGCCAGTTATGCAGTCATTCATAGCTCATTGCATGGAGGACACACGCCCTGTTTCAGTGAAAGGCGTGCAAGCCTTGGAGAAGTTCTTCGTCGGCTCTTCCGAGGCCAGTGAGGAGCTGTCGCATTCACCGTTTGAGATTGCGTATCCAGGGAGATCGGTTTGGGATCTACTTTCACAGGATGAACCTCCAGGCAGGCCGAAGGGATATCGTGCAACCAGGTTTGCTGAAGCAATGCAGGCTATAGCCAAGTCTTCGTCAGTTGGTACCGAGGTGGCGGTAAATGCCTTTGATTGGGACAAGTTGGGAGAATCCACGGTCGTTGAT GTCGGTGGCTCTAGTGGCCATGTCAGCGTCATACTTGCGAAAACTCACCCCAAGCTCAAATTCATCGTCCAGGATCTTCCTAACGCGGAAAAGTCTTTCAACGAGCTCATCAGCAAGACCAACTTGGCCTCACGCATTTCCTTCCGCGCACACGACTTCTTCAAACCGCAGACTGAATCTGCAGATGCATACTTGATCAAATCTGTTTTCCACGACTGGCCTGACAAATATGTCGTGCAAATTTTGCAAAATATTACTCCTGTTTTGAAACCCGGTAGTCATGTCCTCGTATTTGATCTGGTTGTTCCACCTGATTATGATGAAAACGGCAAACCTACGGTTCCGTTGTCGATCCGGCGGTTCCTTGGACTTGTTGATATGCAGATGTTTGTGGCATTCAACTCG
- a CDS encoding NLP/P60 protein (similar to Metarhizium robertsii ARSEF 23 XP_007819224.1), with protein sequence MHFTLLSVALAVSAPLAAAYPITGTTVNCRTGPGTSYKVVKSYKLNQDVKITCQTRGESIKGDSLWDKTSDNCYVADYYVKTGTTGMVVGECGGGTTPPPTGGNLPTLNALQTKHARAIIAQTKKQGLGRQGCEAAIATGLTESSLRILANRSVPKSLNYKYDGIGSDHDSVGIFQQRAMYYKDIKCDMDAACSASLFFKGMVAVKGWKTMDVAKLCQAVQRSAVPTAYRKYTSAAKSICSAGGI encoded by the exons ATGCATTTCACTCTCCTTTCTGTTGCCTTGGCCGTCAGCGCCCCCCTGGCTGCCGCCTATCCCATCACAGGAACTACCGTCAACTGCCGCACTGGTCCAGGAACCAGCTACAAGGTGGTCAAGTCCTACAAGCTTAACCAGGACGTCAAGATTACCTGCCAAACCCGCGGCGAGAGCATCAAGGGAGATTCTCTCTGGGACAAGACTTCCGATAACTGCTATGTTGCCGACTACTACGTGAAGACTGGTACCACCGGCATGGTCGTTGGCGAGTGCGGTGGTGGCACTACTCCTCCCCCAACCGGAGGCAACCTTCCCACCTTGAACGCCCTTCAAACCAAGCATGCCCGAGCTATCATTGCTCAGACCAAGAAGCAGGGCCTCGGCCGACAGGGTTGCGaggctgccattgccactgGCCTTACTGAG TCGAGCTTGCGAATCCTGGCCAATCGATCTGTGCCCAAGTCCTTGAACTACAAGTACGACGGCATCGGTTCCGACCACGACAGCGTTGGAATCTTCCAGCAGCGCGCTATGTACTACAAGGATATTAAGTGCGATATGGATGCTGCCTGCTCTGCtagcctcttcttcaagggcATGGTTGCTGTCAAGGGCTGGAAGACTATGGATGTTGCTAAGCTCTGCCAGGCTGTGCAGCGATCAGCCGTTCCTACTGCTTATCGCAAGTACACCAGTGCGGCGAAGAGCATCTGCTCTGCTGGAGGTATTTAA
- a CDS encoding bicyclomycin resistance protein (similar to Aspergillus flavus NRRL3357 XP_002378643.1) yields the protein MSEDHASQEPHRSAIPNDERNADIAPADQVEDSVKEPAISLSLVSNPDYEQEVPPTPPTYSALTPGRRRLLLGIITSTGALGPLSGGMYLPILPLLEREFGVGSTSINATVSVFMVTFAIAPLFWSSFADLRGRRPIYIIALTVFIISNILLAALPKNFGSLMFLRIVHAFGSAAFMSMGAGAVADIIEPKNRATAMSMFLLGPQCGPVFGPVLGSALGGKLNWRWVPAFAAILSAVILVVIVLMLPETLRYRVGNGQLYAGKSWVLFPPKITSDTAPEDERGQKPPKPTLIGYWKLFAYPPIGIVSVNTAMLYSTYFAMMVALPHALEDGYRWSTTAVGFGYIAAGVALMIGSLIGGRLSDWRRKRLVAASPGSKVEPETRLVDQIWGVLLCVAGTAMFGWFIHKSLHVAAVLVATFLTGFGMSWVFVATAAFLGECVPLQAAGAFALGNMLRNPGAAIAAVLYPPLVDRMGIAWLFTGFAVLDLVLVGGSVLGESSHAPDLIALLADNYESLTVPWTSLALALHRSGVVRKFITLAFPEQTRYIGVPLLALSAFTVSLAQG from the exons ATGTCTGAAGACCACGCTTCGCAGGAGCCTCATCGCTCCGCGATACCAAATGACGAACGAAATGCTGATATCGCTCCGGCCGATCAAGTCGAGGATTCAGTAAAGGAGCCTGCGATTTCACTATCCCTTGTGAGCAATCCTGATTATGAACAAGAGGTgcctccaacaccacctACGTACTCTGCCTTGACTCCTGGGCGACGGCGACTGCTCCTGGGAATTATTACGAGTACGGGAGCATTGGGGCCTTTGTCCGGTGGTATGTACTTGCCCATTCTGCCTCTTTTGGAGAGGGAGTTCGGTGTTGGAAGTACCAGTATCAACGCAACTGTCTCCGTGTTCATGGTTACGTTTGCAATTGCT CCTTTATTTTGGTCCAGCTTTGCCGATTTGAGAGGGAGACGACCAATTTATATCATAGCTTTAACGGTATTCATTATATCTAATATCCTTCTTGCCGCGCTTCCCAAAAATTTTGGTAGCCTCATGTTTCTGCGTATTGTTCACGCATTCGGCTCGGCAGCATTCATGTCGATGGGCGCTGGTGCCGTTGCAGAT ATCATAGAACCCAAGAACCGCGCAACTGCAATGTCCATGTTTCTTCTTGGGCCACAATGCGGTCCCGTCTTTGGACCCGTTTTAGGGTCTGCATTAGGCGGGAAGCTCAATTGGAGATGGGTCCCAGCGTTTGCAG CCATACTCTCAGCTGTTATTTTGGTGGTTATTGTACTGATGCTTCCTGAAACTCTTCGATATCGAGTTGGAAACGGACAACTATACGCTGGCAAAAGCTGGGTTCTCTTCCCTCCCAAGATCACTTCCGATACAGCACCAGAAGATGAACGTGgccaaaagccaccaaaaccaacacTTATCGGCTACTGGAAGCTGTTCGCTTACCCCCCAATCGGAATCGTATCAGTAAACACCGCCATGCTCTATTCGACATATTTTGCTATGATGGTCGCGTTGCCACATGCCCTTGAAGACGGGTATCGCTGGTCAACAACAGCGGTTGGTTTTGGCTACATTGCGGCCGGTGTAGCTTTGATGATTGGATCTCTCATCGGTGGCAGACTCAGCGACTGGCGTCGAAAGAGGCTCGTAGCAGCTTCGCCGGGGTCCAAGGTTGAACCGGAGACCCGGCTGGTTGATCAGATATGGGGTGTGCTTTTGTGTGTCGCTGGTACGGCCATGTTCGGATGGTTTATTCACAAGTCGTTACATGTTGCTGCGGTTCTGGTTGCAACATTTCTAA CTGGATTTGGTATGAGCTGGGTATTTGTCGCTACAGCCGCGTTTCTCGGTGAATGTGTACCTCTTCAGGCTGCCGGAGCATTTGCTTTGGGGAACATGTTACGGAATCCTGGAGCCGCAATTGCTGCTGTGCTCTATCCCCCCTTGGTAGATCGAATGGGCATTGCGTGGCTCTTTACGGGTTTTGCTGTTCTGGACCTAGTGCTCGTTGGAGGCTCTGTGCTGGGTGAGTCTAGTCATGCCCCCGATTTGATTGCTTTGCTTGCTGACAATTATGAAAGTCTTACGGTTCCATGGACATCATTGGCGCTAGCACTCCATAGGTCCGGTGTTGTGAGAAAGTTCATCACATTAGCATTTCCTGAGCAGACACGTTATATTGGCGTGCCTTTATTGGCGTTGTCGGCCTTCACCGTGTCCCTGGCGCAAGGCTAG
- a CDS encoding pyoverdine/dityrosine biosynthesis protein (similar to Metarhizium robertsii ARSEF 23 XP_007826177.1) translates to MQLSSDSYVVFESITPLDQQVFGLVLNREAFVPATLSAHLDSFFAELILSRLALDTKAYTTALGEVNFNSVVDSIVDLFDSSLRYVAKNDKWSPLGREVFRQQVGSFVSRGAKVEFCLPAFPCKSSSKNKVLSDSPDRGEHIALSNLHTFIQKIEAVYPPGGKLWIISDGHVFSDCIGVDDMTVDKYGAQLKAMNKSIADSRGGKDRIGFKSLPDLFGIESQGSFGHLRRIKEHLPETTRYISTKTTEEADLCRKVLTMGFRPGNDELQELISVKDAALLALYRGFSRFMLEDLATNRYTSHLSRAQLKKRSAKVAKEMIQRNQCYSNLVQMLFPHHVRLSIHAHDNSGPKFGIQMLGKGVVPTDVFPPNATTVDFCDQLHVPTPWHNCIVQIEGHSELYITKASAIWPAIRAGDAKLVRDGDAGEYVYFKGCK, encoded by the exons ATGCAACTCTCCTCAGATTCTTACGTTGTTTTTGAAAGTATCACTCCATTGGACCAGCAAGTTTTCGGATTGGTGCTGAATCGTGAGGCATTCGTGCCAGCAACGCTCTCTGCCCATCTGGATTCTTTCTTTGCCGAGTTGATCCTCTCTCGCCTGGCCTTAGACACAAAGGCTTATACCACGGCTCTGGGGGAGGTCAATTTCAACTCAGTCGTCGACTCCATAGTCGACCTTTTCGACAGCAGTCTGCGATACGTCGCCAAGAATGACAAGTGGTCTCCCCTGGGCCGGGAAGTATTCCGACAGCAAGTCGGCTCATTTGTATCAAGGGGAGCAAAGGTCGAGTTTTGCCTCCCTGCATTTCCTTGCAAGTCATCCAGCAAGAACAAAGTTCTCTCCGACTCACCAGATCGAGGAGAACACATTGCGTTATCCAACCTGCACACATTCATACAAAAGATAGAAGCGGTCTATCCACCCGGCGGCAAACTTTGGATCATCAGCGATGGCCACGTTTTTAGCGATTGCA ttggcgttgatgatATGACTGTGGACAAGTATGGGGCACAACTAAAAGCCATGAATAAATCGATTGCCGATAGCCGCGGTGGCAAGGATCGAATTGGATTCAAGAGCTTACCTGATTTGTTTGGCATCGAGAGCCAAGGCAGTTTTGGACACTTACGCCGCATCAAAGAGCATCTCCCGGAAACAACGCGGTATATCAGTACCAAAACAACAGAGGAAGCCGATTTGTGTCGCAAAGTCTTGACAATGGGATTTCGACCAGGCAATGATGAGTTGCAGGAGCTTATCAGTGTAAAAGATGCAGCATTACTCGCCTTGTATCGTGGGTTCTCAAGATTCATGCTTGAAGATCTCGCCACGAATCGGTATACAAGCCATCTCAGCCGGGCCCAGCTGAAAAAGAGATCAGCAAAGGTAGCCAAGGAAATGATTCAG CGGAATCAATGCTATTCCAACTTGGTGCAGATGCTTTTTCCACACCATGTGCGATTATCTATACACGC TCATGACAATTCTGGGCCAAAATTTGGCATTCAGATGTTGGGGAAGGGCGTTGTGCCGACAGATGTCTTTCCCCCTAATGCCACGACTGTTGATTTCTGTGATCAACTGCACGTACCCACGCCTTGGCACAACTGTATCGTCCAGATTGAAGGGCATTCCGAGTTGTATATCACAAAGGCCAGCGCAATTTGGCCAGCAATCAGGGCCGGAGATGCCAAGCTGGTCAGGGATGGCGATGCGGGGGAATATGTCTATTTTAAGGGATGCAAATGA
- a CDS encoding autophagy-related protein 22 (similar to Aspergillus oryzae RIB40 XP_003190299.1) gives MSDNSQAKLSRKSSDTDRRVYLDTDGERNDGETSLTGPTSGMVNNYVTASIQSAANAVGRIPGTTKPCARRGEIKCVVKLGGRDVDYLSYLLYLRSISRACEGVVSILAAGAADFSDYRKTMLMCSIYIFGALALPFAGLTGNSYAHLNALSTLYVIITTVAGVYLVIEASYIPIFMRSVGLFRPRARLQDVPETQPETQPAESNNRIWIKGSVVSVLGLVSSNLGAIVALLIGVIITYTRGSYVQEGYFNFLLAITIGGCLTIICAIVGHILLPNVPGAARPKGKAIFLLPLRTWLRLLGSIRQYPNAFKLCIGWVLWNTGYSNFHCLLSALFLEIAGIQRGSNIYTVYSFLMVIFACMGSLSWMFGFRHAKLHIKSWAYIFPGVNILCVFWGCLGIGANVPIGYKRQAEFWVADFLFMSTSSALRSLNRVLYASLIPKGSVAAFFGLEITLDLATGWINPLVQGIIQNNTHNLRFPMIPNLLLMLISLGLYIWTDIDQGMLDAETPIAAERAPES, from the exons ATGAGCGACAACAGCCAAGCAAAACTATCCCGGAAAAGCTCGGATACCGACAGAAGGGTGTATCTCGATACAGATGGTGAACGCAATGATGGCGAGACATCAttg ACGGGGCCTACGAGCGGCATGGTTAACAACTATGTGACAGCGAGCATTCAATCCGCTGCTAATGCCGTGGGACGCATTCCCGGCACAACCAAACCATGTGCTCGACGAGGAGAGATCAAGTGTGTTGTGAAGCTGGGAGGCAGAGATGTTGACTACCTCAGTTATCT ACTCTATTTGCGCTCCATCAGCAGGGCATGTGAAGGCGTTGTGTCAATATTGGCCGCCGGCGCTGCTGACTTTTCCGACTACCGTAAAACAATGCTCATGTGCTCCATTTACATTTTTGGGGCGCTCGCATTACCTTTCGCCGGGTTGACTGGCAACTCTTATGCTCATCTGAATGCGCTGTCCACTTTATATGTGATCATTACGACCGTTGCCGGCGTGTATCTGGTTATTGAAGCATCGTACATTCCCATTTTTATGCGATCCGTTGGTTTGTTTCGGCCGAGAGCCAGGCTCCAAGACGTACCGGAGACTCAACCGGAGACTCAACCGGCGGAATCAAACAACCGAATTTGGATAAAGGGAAGTGTTGTTAGCGTTCTCGGCCTCGTGTCTAGTAACCTGGGAGCTATCGTTGCTCTGCTTATAGGTGTGATAATTACGTACACGAGGGGAAGCTACGTCCAAGAAGGCTACTTTAA CTTTCTCCTTGCCATTACAATAGGCGGCTGCCTCACAA TAATTTGCGCCATTGTCGGTCATATTCTACTACCAAATGTTCCCGGAGCAGCTCGTCCCAAGGGAAAGGCAATATTCTTGCTTCCATTACGCACAT GGCTCCGATTACTGGGTTCCATCCGTCAATACCCAAATGCCTTCAAGCTCTGCATCGGCTGGGTACTATGGAACACTGGATACAGCAACTTTCACTGTCTCCTTAGCGCCTTGTTCCTCGAAATTGCGGGTATCCAAAGAGGCAGTAACATATACACCGTCtacagcttcttgatggttaTTTTTGCATGCATGGGATCCCTCAGCTGGATGTTTGGGTTCCGCCACGCGAAACTACACATCAAAAGCTGGGCTTACATCTTCCCGGGGGTCAACATCCTTTGCGTGTTTTGGGGTTGCTTGGGCATTGGCGCCAATGTTCCCATTGGATACAAACGACAGGCCGAGTTTTGGGTCGCCGACTTCCTGTTTATGAGCACAAGCAGTGCCCTACGCTCTCTTAATCGAGTGCTCTACGCGTCTCTCATTCCCAAGGGGTCAGTGGCAGCTTTCTTCGGTTTGGAAATCACGCTGGACTTGGCAACGGGTTGGATCAACCCATTGGTACAGGGGATTATTCAAAACAACACACATAATTTGAGATTTCCCATGATACCGAATCTGTTGCTTATGCTGATCTCCCTCGGCCTGTATATTTGGACGGATATCGACCAGGGCATGCTGGACGCCGAGACACCTATCGCTGCTGAGCGGGCACCGGAATCTTGA
- a CDS encoding beta-lactamase domain-containing protein, giving the protein MGTTDTFQVPPPDFPDNAHPLVKEKFTQLFFEPGEGFEYGNSVYCVQLLVERLGDKDRFTQYVDHHIFATLGMTASTYRPTLVPHVWARRLQMVERVSKVDDEASTTDGKARLVARDKDTYGLTCSISDLARLFGDIMSPDCKLLQRQEHRDLFFTPQLTPGGNAHQSLLAETTNYGFLLPLEQDVSISHKVSWALTPPPAINWTAAGALIEEDNTLPGSGIPKGTVAFEGQPNIIWTMNREKGRMMLFGTQLLPGYDVKAHNLAVNFLYDAWKTFG; this is encoded by the coding sequence ATGGGCACCACTGATACGTTTCAAGTGCCGCCGCCAGACTTCCCCGATAATGCCCATCCGTTGGTCAAGGAGAAATTTACACAACTCTTCTTTGAGCCTGGCGAGGGCTTTGAGTACGGGAATAGTGTCTATTGCGTGCAGCTACTCGTTGAGCGGCTTGGCGATAAGGACCGCTTTACGCAGTACGTTGACCACCACATCTTTGCCACGCTTGGTATGACTGCTTCCACCTACCGGCCGACTCTGGTTCCGCACGTCTGGGCGCGTCGCCTGCAGATGGTAGAGCGTGTAAGCAAAGTGGACGATGAAGCCTCGACGACGGATGGCAAGGCCCGCCTTGTGGCTCGTGATAAGGACACGTACGGCCTGACATGCAGTATATCTGATCTTGCACGGCTCTTTGGGGATATCATGTCGCCGGACTGTAAGCTGCTACAGCGCCAAGAACACCGTGATCTATTTTTCACGCCGCAGTTAACGCCCGGTGGTAATGCGCACCAGTCGCTGCTGGCTGAAACCACCAACTATGGCTTCCTTCTCCCCCTCGAACAAGACGTATCAATTTCCCATAAGGTATCATGGGCGTTGACGCCACCTCCGGCCATAAACTGGACCGCGGCGGGCGCTCTTATTGAAGAGGATAATACCCTTCCAGGCTCAGGCATCCCCAAAGGAACTGTCGCATTTGAAGGACAGCCTAATATCATCTGGACTATGAATCGCGAAAAGGGGCGCATGATGCTTTTTGGCACCCAGTTGCTGCCTGGGTATGATGTAAAAGCACATAATCTTGCAGTGAACTTTTTATATGACGCTTGGAAGACGTTTGGCTAG